The Xiphias gladius isolate SHS-SW01 ecotype Sanya breed wild chromosome 7, ASM1685928v1, whole genome shotgun sequence genome window below encodes:
- the calm3a gene encoding calmodulin 3a (phosphorylase kinase, delta) produces the protein MRSLGQNPTEAELQDMINEVDADGNGTIDFPEFLTMMARKMKDTDSEEEIREAFRVFDKDGNGYISAAELRHVMTNLGEKLTDEEVDEMIREADIDGDGQVNYEEFVQMMTAK, from the exons ATGCGCTCTCTGGGACAGAACCCCACTGAGGCTGAGCTGCAGGACATGATCAATGAGGTGGATGCTGATG GTAATGGTACAATTGACTTTCCTGAGTTCCTGACCATGATGGCCAGGAAGATGAAAGATACAGACAGTGAGGAGGAGATCAGAGAAGCCTTCAGAGTCTTTGACAAG GATGGTAATGGCTACATCAGTGCAGCAGAGCTGCGGCACGTCATGACTAACTTAGGTGAGAAGCTCACCGATGAGGAGGTGGACGAAATGATCCGTGAGGCTGACATTGATGGCGATGGTCAGGTCAACTATGAGG AGTTTGTCCAGATGATGACCGCCAAGTGA